A stretch of Rhinopithecus roxellana isolate Shanxi Qingling chromosome 12, ASM756505v1, whole genome shotgun sequence DNA encodes these proteins:
- the HPDL gene encoding 4-hydroxyphenylpyruvate dioxygenase-like protein: MAAPALRLCHIAFHVPAGQPLARDLQRLFGFQPLASREVDGWRQLALRSGDAVFLVNEGPGSGEPLYGLDPRHAVPSATNLCFDVADVGAATRELAALGCSVPVPPVRVRDTQGAATYAVVSSPAGNISLTLLERAGYRGPFLPGFRPVPSAPGPGWVSHVDHLTLACTAGSSPTLLRWFHNCLGFCHLPLSPGEDPELGLEITAGFGLGGLRLTALQAQPGSIVPTLVLAESLPGATTRQDQVEQFLARHKGPGLQHVGLYTPNIVEATEGVAAAGGQFLAPPGAYYQQPGKERQIRAAGHEPHLLAGQGILLDGDEGKFLLQVFTKSLFTEDTFFLELIQRQGATGFGQGNIRALWQSVQEQAARSQEAEGCPELSAASSENWRNSAELRNICRRPN; this comes from the coding sequence ATGGCCGCGCCCGCCCTTCGTTTGTGCCACATCGCCTTCCACGTGCCCGCGGGTCAGCCCCTCGCCCGGGACCTGCAGCGCCTCTTCGGCTTCCAGCCCCTGGCTTCGCGGGAGGTGGACGGCTGGCGGCAGCTGGCCTTGCGCAGCGGCGACGCTGTCTTTTTGGTGAACGAGGGCCCAGGGTCTGGAGAGCCGCTGTATGGCCTGGACCCGCGTCACGCCGTCCCCAGCGCCACGAACCTGTGCTTCGACGTGGCGGACGTCGGCGCTGCAACCCGGGAACTGGCAGCTCTGGGCTGCAGCGTGCCTGTCCCTCCCGTTCGCGTGCGGGACACGCAGGGTGCCGCCACTTACGCCGTGGTCAGCTCGCCCGCCGGCAACATCAGCCTGACCTTGCTGGAGCGGGCCGGTTACCGCGGACCCTTCCTGCCCGGCTTCAGGCCCGTGCCCTCTGCGCCTGGCCCTGGGTGGGTCAGCCACGTGGACCACCTGACCTTGGCCTGCACCGCCGGCAGCTCCCCCACACTTTTGCGCTGGTTCCACAACTGCCTGGGCTTTTGCCACTTGCCGCTGAGCCCAGGTGAGGATCCCGAGCTGGGCCTGGAAATAACAGCAGGGTTTGGGCTTGGGGGACTGAGGCTCACAGCCCTGCAGGCCCAGCCGGGCAGCATTGTTCCCACTCTCGTGCTGGCTGAGTCTCTGCCGGGGGCGACGACACGACAGGACCAGGTGGAGCAGTTCCTGGCCCGGCACAAGGGGCCAGGCCTGCAGCACGTGGGGCTGTATACGCCTAATATTGTGGAGGCCACTGAGGGGGTGGCAGCTGCTGGAGGCCAGTTCCTGGCTCCCCCTGGAGCATACTACCAGCAGCCAGGAAAGGAGAGGCAGATCCGAGCTGCAGGGCACGAGCCTCATCTGCTTGCTGGACAGGGGATCCTGCTAGATGGTGATGAAGGCAAGTTTCTGCTTCAGGTCTTCACCAAGTCCCTTTTCACTGAGGACACTTTCTTCCTGGAGCTGATTCAGAGGCAGGGGGCCACTGGCTTTGGTCAGGGCAACATCAGAGCTCTGTGGCAGTCTGTACAGGAGCAAGCTGCCAGGAGCCAGGAAGCCGAAGGATGCCCAGAGCTGAGTGCAGCCAGCTCTGAGAACTGGAGGAACTCTGCAGAACTGAGGAACATCTGCAGGAGGCCCAACTAG